The Blattabacterium cuenoti genome includes the window TTTTTCTTGTTCAAACCAATTATTAAATAAAAGAAAAGGTTCTTTTGGTACTTCAGATTCCAATAAGGAATTTTTTTCATAATTTTTTCTAAAATCACTCAAATCGATCATAATATTACAATATTGATATAAAACAAAAATATACTAACTTTATCGATTGTGATCGATAATAAAACCTAATGATAATAAAATACAACATTGGCGTGATAGCTCAGTTGGTTAGAGCATTGGATTCATAACCCAAAGGTCGGGGGTTCAAATCCCCCTCACGCTACAAAAATGAATTATCGTTATTTTTTTTATAAAAACGAAACAATACTACAGAATATGTATTTTTCTGTTTATAGTCACTTCTTATTAAGAGAATTACATACTTTATACAAAATTATAAATATTAATAGTTTATCAAATTCAATTACTTTTGAAATTTCAAAAAAAAATCAATTAAAAATTACATGGGGATTGGATTCGAAAAATTTAATTTTTACATATGTTCAAATATATATCAAGAAATATACCAAAGAAAAAATAATTGTATCTATTAAATTTATGATAGATGTTTTAACTACGTTTTCAAACGAAAAACTTTTTTTAAAAAAGAAAAAAAATACACTTAATATTTACTCTAAATATGGGACTTATGAAGTTCCTATTGATTTTGATTTGAATCATAAAAATATCATTACAACTTGTGATAAGTCTTCTTTTATAAGAATTTATTTATTTTCAAATATTCTTTTAAAAATACTGAACAAAACTTTATTTCTTACTAAAGGAGAAGAATTGAATTCCATATTCAATGGAGTATTTTTTCAATTTCTTTCTAATGAGGCAAATTTTATAGCAACAGATACCTATAGATTAGTAAAATATACTATAAAAAATTTTAAAACAGATCAACGTGTACAATTTACTATATCTAGAAAACATCTTAATATAATTAGGGAAATTATTAAAAAGAAAAAAAAAAGTAACATTATTATTGAATATTATGATAGAAATCATATAATTTTTCGTTTTAAGAATTATATTTTTTCATGTCAACTCATAAATAAAAAATATCCAGATTATCATTTTATGATTCCTCATAATAATAAACGTAATATATCACTCATTGTTAATAAATTTTTATTGCTAAATACTATTAAAAGAGCTTTTATTTTTCGAAAAAATTTTATTGATTTTCATTTCAGTAACAATAAATTAAAAATTTTTGATCAAAATATGGTTGATACTAATCCTCCTATTTCAGAAATTCAGTGTCAAATTGTTTTTAACAATCTAAAAAATATGAAAATAGGTTTTAACTCCCAATTTTTAATTGAAATTTTATCTTCCTTAAATGAAGATTTTGTTTATTTTGAATTTTATGATAAAATGGGTGTTATAAGGCCCTTGTATAATAAAAAAAAAGAAGAATCTATTTTTATATTGATTATGTCTACAATAAAAATATGAAAATATCATTGAATTGGATTAAAGAATATGTATTTCCTCTAAATATGGATGAAAATAAAATATCAAATCTATTAACTGAGATTGGGTTAACAGTAAAAGGAATTAATAACGTGAATAAGGATTTTATTTTAGATGTAGAAGTTACACCTAATCGTACAGATGCTATGAGTCATTATGGAATAGCACGTGATTTATACGCTGTTTTAAAATTTCGTGGATATAAAGTTCATTTGTTAAAACCAGTAATAAATGAAGAAACTAATACTAATAGTAGTAGTGATATAAATAATAAATCCCATATTCAAATTTTCGTGAAAACATATGAAAAATGTATAAGATATTCTGGAATTTTGATTCATAAAATCAAAATAGAACCATCTCCATATTGGTTAATTTCTAGATTAGAATCTATAGGGATAAAATCTACAAATAATATAATAGATATTATACATTTTGTCATGCATGAATTGGGGCAACCTATACATATTTTTGATATGGATCAAATAGAGGATGGAAAAATTATAATAAAAAATGCGGAAAAAAATACAGATTTTCAATCTTCAGATAGTATTATGAGAAAACTTGATGAAGAAGATTTGGTCATTTATGATGCGAAAAAACCATTATCTATAGCTGGAATGATCAATCATATGAAATCTAACATACAGATTACAACTAAAAATATTTTTATTGGAACTGCTTGTTTTAATCCCACTATTATACGAAATATTAGAAAAAAACATTTAATTAAAACAGAAACACAATATCTTTTTGAAAAAGATATAGATCCTAATCAAACTGTCTTTGCTTTACAAAGAGTAGCTTTTCTCGTGAAAAAGAGAATAAAAAACAACATAATATGTTCCAACGTAATTGATTTTTATCCTAATCCTATATTATTATCAAAAATAAAGCTTCGTTATAATAAAATTATAAACATTATAGGAAAAAAAATATCAAGAAAAAAAATTAAAAAAATCTTATCATTATTAGAAATAATAATTGATTATGAAAATAAGAAATATTTGTTCCTTTGTGTTCCTTCCTATAGAACAGATGTTCGAAGAGAAATAGATGTAATTGAAGAAATATTACGAATTTATGGAATTCATAATATTTCAGTACATAATCAAATAAAAATTGATACTTATCCTAAAATTTATTGTAAAACAGAATATGAAATACAAAAAATACTCTTTGAACAATTAATTTCTCATGGGTTTCAAGAAATTATTTCTTCTACTATGATAAATGAAAAAAAATATTCTTTTTTACTTAATTCTTTTTTTAAAAAGAAAGAAATCAAGATTATTAATCCAGTAAATCAAAGTTATAAACTTATGCGTTCTAGCCTATTGTTTAGTATGATGGATTGCATAGAACATAATTATAACAATAACCGAATCGAATATAATATAAAATTTTTTGAATTGGGAAAAATATATTATAAGAAAAATAATCAATTTTTAGAAAAAACCTACCTTGGAATAGCTCTTTTGCAAAAAGAAAAAATGGAACATAAAAATTATTCTTTTTTTTATTTGAAAGGAATTATTGAACAAATTTTTCAAAAAAGTGGAATATCTAATTATACTCAAGTACTATCCAAACATCCATTGTTGGAAAATGGTATATCTATATTATACAATCATAAAAACTTAGTTGAAATAGGAAAATTTAAAAATAATATTTTAAAAAAAAATGAAATATTTTATGCAGAAATTGATTGGAAATACTTAGTATCTGTTATTCAAGAAAAAAAAATAATTTATGTTCCATTTTCCAAATATCCTACTTCAAGGAGAGATTTATCTTTATTAGTAGATAAAGCTATTTCATTCGAGAAAATAAATCAACTAATCAAAAAAAAAGAAAATCATGTGATTAAAAGAATTAAAGTATATGATTTATATGAAGGCATGAATTTACCTACATCAAAAAAATCTTATACTATTAGTTTCTTTTTTGAAAGTGAAAAAGAAACATTAACTGATAAAATTATTAATAATTCAATGAAAGAAATTGAATTTTTTTTGAAGAAAGAATTAAAAGCTGAAATAAGAAAAAAATAAAATTATATTATTTTAGATAATTTTTCTAAAACTTTTTTTAATCCAGTTTCTTGTTCTATAATTTTCGATATTTCTTTTATATGAATTCTTTTTTGTTTCATGTCATCTCTATTTCTCATGGTTACTGTATTTGTTTTTATAGTATCATAGTCTACAGTAAAACAAAATGGAGTTCCTATTGCGTCCTGTCTTCTATATAATTTTCCAATGGATTCTTTTTGATCGTAAACTAATCGATTATGAATTCTGATGTCATTAAATATTCTTTTTGCGATTTCTGGCAATCCATCTTTTTTAACTAACGGGAATATGGCAGCTTTAATCGGAGATAAATAATAGGGTAGTTTTAATACTATACGGCTTTTTCCATTTTTTAATTCTTCCTTTTTTAAAGAAGAAGAAAATATAGCTAAAAAAAGACGATCTAATCCCAAAGATGTTTCTATAACATAGGGTAAATAATTTTTTTTCGATTCAAAAATTCTTAATTTTTTTTTCGAAAAAAACTCATGATTCTTTAAATCAAAATCTCTACGAGAATGAATCCCTTCTATTTCTTGAAATCCAAAAGGAAAATGAAATTGAATATCTGATCCTGCACTTGCATAATGAGCTAAATGATTATGATCACATAATTTATAATATTTTTTATTTCCTAAGTTTAATTCTAAATGCCATTTTAATCGTATATTTTTCCAATACTCATACCACTTGATTTCTTCTTCAGGAAAAAGAAAAAATTGCATCTCCATTTGTTCAAATTCACGCATTCTAAATATAAATTTTCTTGCAAAAATTTCGTTTCTAAACGATTTTCCTATTTGTGCGATTCCAAATGGAATTTTCATTCTATTAGATTTTATAATATTATGAAAATTGGAAAATATTCCTTGAGCTGTTTCAGGACGAAGATATAAATTTTTTTCATTTTTAATCTTGAACATCATATTGAAACGACGAATTTTTGTCCAATTTTTTGTTTTATAAACGGGATCACAAATATCCAATTCATCAATTAAAATTTTTATATCTACTAAATCCTTTTTTTTCAAAGATTTAGATAAACGAGATAATATTTTTTCTTTTTTTTTAGGATCATTGAAAAATTTTTTTTCTACATATTCTTGAATCAAAATTTCAGGACGATATCTTTTTTTGGAATCTTTATTATCAATTAGTAATTCGTTAAATTGATCAATATGACCTGATGCATTCCAAATATCAGGATGCATCAGGATAGAAGAATCTATTCCTACTATATTTTCATGAAGTAGAGTC containing:
- a CDS encoding glycine--tRNA ligase, whose product is MKKCSYFFDFLISHAKVYGFIFPSSEIYGGLNAIYDYGPHGVELKNNIKEFWWKSMTLLHENIVGIDSSILMHPDIWNASGHIDQFNELLIDNKDSKKRYRPEILIQEYVEKKFFNDPKKKEKILSRLSKSLKKKDLVDIKILIDELDICDPVYKTKNWTKIRRFNMMFKIKNEKNLYLRPETAQGIFSNFHNIIKSNRMKIPFGIAQIGKSFRNEIFARKFIFRMREFEQMEMQFFLFPEEEIKWYEYWKNIRLKWHLELNLGNKKYYKLCDHNHLAHYASAGSDIQFHFPFGFQEIEGIHSRRDFDLKNHEFFSKKKLRIFESKKNYLPYVIETSLGLDRLFLAIFSSSLKKEELKNGKSRIVLKLPYYLSPIKAAIFPLVKKDGLPEIAKRIFNDIRIHNRLVYDQKESIGKLYRRQDAIGTPFCFTVDYDTIKTNTVTMRNRDDMKQKRIHIKEISKIIEQETGLKKVLEKLSKII
- a CDS encoding DNA polymerase III subunit beta, translating into MYFSVYSHFLLRELHTLYKIININSLSNSITFEISKKNQLKITWGLDSKNLIFTYVQIYIKKYTKEKIIVSIKFMIDVLTTFSNEKLFLKKKKNTLNIYSKYGTYEVPIDFDLNHKNIITTCDKSSFIRIYLFSNILLKILNKTLFLTKGEELNSIFNGVFFQFLSNEANFIATDTYRLVKYTIKNFKTDQRVQFTISRKHLNIIREIIKKKKKSNIIIEYYDRNHIIFRFKNYIFSCQLINKKYPDYHFMIPHNNKRNISLIVNKFLLLNTIKRAFIFRKNFIDFHFSNNKLKIFDQNMVDTNPPISEIQCQIVFNNLKNMKIGFNSQFLIEILSSLNEDFVYFEFYDKMGVIRPLYNKKKEESIFILIMSTIKI
- the pheT gene encoding phenylalanine--tRNA ligase subunit beta yields the protein MKISLNWIKEYVFPLNMDENKISNLLTEIGLTVKGINNVNKDFILDVEVTPNRTDAMSHYGIARDLYAVLKFRGYKVHLLKPVINEETNTNSSSDINNKSHIQIFVKTYEKCIRYSGILIHKIKIEPSPYWLISRLESIGIKSTNNIIDIIHFVMHELGQPIHIFDMDQIEDGKIIIKNAEKNTDFQSSDSIMRKLDEEDLVIYDAKKPLSIAGMINHMKSNIQITTKNIFIGTACFNPTIIRNIRKKHLIKTETQYLFEKDIDPNQTVFALQRVAFLVKKRIKNNIICSNVIDFYPNPILLSKIKLRYNKIINIIGKKISRKKIKKILSLLEIIIDYENKKYLFLCVPSYRTDVRREIDVIEEILRIYGIHNISVHNQIKIDTYPKIYCKTEYEIQKILFEQLISHGFQEIISSTMINEKKYSFLLNSFFKKKEIKIINPVNQSYKLMRSSLLFSMMDCIEHNYNNNRIEYNIKFFELGKIYYKKNNQFLEKTYLGIALLQKEKMEHKNYSFFYLKGIIEQIFQKSGISNYTQVLSKHPLLENGISILYNHKNLVEIGKFKNNILKKNEIFYAEIDWKYLVSVIQEKKIIYVPFSKYPTSRRDLSLLVDKAISFEKINQLIKKKENHVIKRIKVYDLYEGMNLPTSKKSYTISFFFESEKETLTDKIINNSMKEIEFFLKKELKAEIRKK